The Desulfobacterales bacterium region TCATCGCCCAGCGTTTCTCGCAGCGCTTCGCGGTATTTTTTGAGTCCATCCGGATCGAGCGAATAGTGCATAAAGGACCCACGGCGATCACCACTAACCAGACCCGCCTGCCTCAGGATGCGCAAATGCTGTGATACAGCCGATTGGGTCACTCCGAGCTGGTTTGCCAGCGCATTGACGCATAGCGGCCCACCTTTGCAAACCCCTGGCGGGCAATCGTTTAGCAACTTCACCAATCGTAGCCGCGTCGGATCAGACAGTGCTTTGAATATATCAACCAGCTTTTCGACTTTATCCATAGTTCTATATTAGTATATGCTAATAAGCTAATTATATGCCTCCACCCCATCCAAGTCAAGGGGAAAATGATCTGTATGTGAAAAATACTAGGACTGGATTTTTTTTGACAGAATGTGTGTTGCGCTGCCCAGATACATCTCGGCGGCTTCGCCCTCGGTTTCCGATAGGGTTGGATGCGGGTGAATACTCAAGGCCATATCTTCAGCCAGGGCGCCCATTTCAATAGCCAAAACCCCCTCTGAAATTAGCCCTTCCGTATCACGGCCGCATATCCCCACACCGACGATCCGGCCGCTGTCCGGATCAACCATAATTTTGGTCAGTCCTTCGGGTGCACCCATGGTGGTGGCGCGACCGGAAAATTTCCAGGGAAAGCGCTGGACTTTAACGGGTATGTTCTCGGCGCGGGCCTGTTCTTCGGTCAGACCGCACCAGGCAATCTGCGGGTCGGTGTAGACCACCGCCGGGATGGCCCGCACGTCAAAGGCAGAAGGTTGCCCGGCGATTACCTCGGCCGCCACCTTGCCTTCACGGGTGGCCTTGTGCGCCAGCATTAAACCGCCGGCCACATCCCCGACGGCAAAGATGCGCTCATCTGTGGTGCGCAGCTGCTCATCGACTTTGATAAATCCCCGGTTATCCAGTTCCACCTGGGTGTTTTCCAGACCGATATCGTCGGAAGCAGCCTTGCGGCCGATGGCCACCAGTACCCGATCAAACGTCTGCTCGGGCGTCTCGACATCCCCTTCCAGAGCGACCGCCACCCCGGCATCTGTTTCCTGCATGGAAGCCACTTTGGTTTTCAGATGAATGGACTCAAAAATAGTGGTAAGCCGGCGATGCAGGGGCTCAACCAGATCTGTATCAACACCCGGAAGCAGGCGGTCTTCAAGTTCAACCAGTTTCACCCGGCTGCCCAGCGCTGCGTACACCGTGCCAAGCTCCAGGCCGACATATCCGCCGCCGATGATCAGCAGGTTCTGAGGCACATCCGCCAGTGCCAGGGCACCGGTGGAGCTCATGATGCGTCCGCCAGGTTTGAATTCGGTGCCCGGAAACGGAATCGGCCGCGAACCGGTGGCAATAATGGCGTGTTTAAATTTAATATGGCTGACCTCGCAATCGTGCAATCTTGCTGTATTGGAGCTTTCAAATTGGGCCCGCCCCTGCAGCAATTGAACACCGCGCCGGTTGCTCAAGCTGACCAGACCGTTGGCCATCGTATCGATAACACTGGCCTTCCATTCACGCAGCGCCTTCAGATCGATTTGGGGCTTACCGAAGGTAATTCCCATGCTTTCGGCGCGCTGGGCGTCATAGATCAATTCGGAAAGATAAAGAAACGTTTTGGAAGGAATGCAGCCTTTAAACAGGCACACCCCACCGGGCCGCTGGGCGGCATCCACCATGGTCACATCCATACCCAGGTCGGCGGCACGAAAAGCGGCCGCATAGCCGCCCGGACCGCTGCCAATGACCAGCAATTCGGTTTCCTGTGACAACTCACCCATTACCATTTCATTCTCCAAGAAAAACTTCATATTTTGTCCGATGGCTGTGTTGCAATCCAATCCAAAATGCTCACGTGCTATCGTGAACGCTCCGCTTTCGGATTGAATTGCGCCTTTTGAACACCTTAATTTTCATAAAAATAGGCGTGAAATCCCGCACATTGTTGCGGGAGCCCTCGAACAATATGTTAAGTTTTCAACTCAACCTATCATTAGAGATCCTATATCGATAATATTCTCTACAATTCAGATAGGCTCTTTCTTAACCTATTTATAAAATAAGGTAAAAATTAAATTCTGCAAATATGATATCACCACCTGGCTACACTTTGTTAACCGAAATTATTATAGATTTAGCAGACTAGTGTTTTACTAGCAAACAGTCTAGTTTATAACATAGTCCCATTTATGGCTGTGTGATACACGTTTTAAGATCGATCTGGCACCCTACAATCGAGATAGTCATTGTAGATTTTCATACAACAAAATTTGGAAATAAATGTTATACAGTTTGCGTTTAGAAATGTGCTTTTTATTACAAAACGAGAAGGATGATGAAAATAGCATTTAAGAAAGAAACAGCCCATAAGAACAATGATGATTTATAAAACCTATTTCCGAGGCCAAAATGAGGATTTTTTTGCAAGGTCGCGGAAATCATCGGGATTGGGCGGAGGCGTACTTAAGCGTACGCCGCACAATACAATCCCGATGATTGACAAAGAGATTGCGAAAAAAGACCATTTTGGGCCGGAAATTAGATCATGGAGATGAGAA contains the following coding sequences:
- the lpdA gene encoding dihydrolipoyl dehydrogenase — encoded protein: MGELSQETELLVIGSGPGGYAAAFRAADLGMDVTMVDAAQRPGGVCLFKGCIPSKTFLYLSELIYDAQRAESMGITFGKPQIDLKALREWKASVIDTMANGLVSLSNRRGVQLLQGRAQFESSNTARLHDCEVSHIKFKHAIIATGSRPIPFPGTEFKPGGRIMSSTGALALADVPQNLLIIGGGYVGLELGTVYAALGSRVKLVELEDRLLPGVDTDLVEPLHRRLTTIFESIHLKTKVASMQETDAGVAVALEGDVETPEQTFDRVLVAIGRKAASDDIGLENTQVELDNRGFIKVDEQLRTTDERIFAVGDVAGGLMLAHKATREGKVAAEVIAGQPSAFDVRAIPAVVYTDPQIAWCGLTEEQARAENIPVKVQRFPWKFSGRATTMGAPEGLTKIMVDPDSGRIVGVGICGRDTEGLISEGVLAIEMGALAEDMALSIHPHPTLSETEGEAAEMYLGSATHILSKKIQS
- a CDS encoding metalloregulator ArsR/SmtB family transcription factor — encoded protein: MDKVEKLVDIFKALSDPTRLRLVKLLNDCPPGVCKGGPLCVNALANQLGVTQSAVSQHLRILRQAGLVSGDRRGSFMHYSLDPDGLKKYREALRETLGD